In one window of Flavobacterium ginsengisoli DNA:
- a CDS encoding SDR family oxidoreductase, with protein sequence MKTIFITGASSGLGKATAKLFHEKGWNVIATMRTPEKETELSQLKNVTLLPLDVTNYDQIQTTVEKALKLSDIDIVFNNAGYGLIGPLESLTDDQITKQLNTNLLGVIRVTNAFIPYFRERKNGLFISTTSIGGLIAFPLGSIYHATKWGLEGWSESMAYELNPFGVHIKTVSPGGIKTEFLHGSLDTATKSEYEAMTNSMFASVDTMFEMASTPEQIAGVVYEAATDGKNQLRYVAGEDAKALYKQRLELGAETFRTEFGKQFFGE encoded by the coding sequence ATGAAAACAATTTTTATCACAGGTGCATCATCAGGTTTAGGAAAAGCAACAGCAAAATTATTCCACGAAAAAGGATGGAATGTAATTGCAACCATGAGAACTCCTGAAAAAGAAACAGAACTTTCTCAATTAAAAAATGTAACGCTTTTACCTTTAGACGTTACCAACTACGATCAAATTCAAACTACTGTGGAAAAAGCACTTAAATTAAGCGACATTGATATCGTTTTCAACAATGCTGGTTATGGATTAATTGGCCCTTTGGAAAGTTTAACAGATGATCAAATCACAAAACAATTAAATACTAATTTATTGGGAGTAATCAGAGTTACAAATGCATTCATTCCGTATTTCAGAGAAAGAAAAAACGGTTTATTCATTTCAACGACTTCTATCGGTGGATTGATCGCTTTTCCTTTAGGATCAATCTATCACGCAACAAAATGGGGATTAGAAGGCTGGAGCGAAAGTATGGCTTATGAATTAAATCCTTTTGGAGTACATATTAAAACCGTTTCTCCAGGCGGCATTAAAACTGAGTTTTTACACGGTTCTCTTGATACGGCGACAAAATCTGAATACGAAGCGATGACCAACAGCATGTTTGCAAGTGTTGACACGATGTTTGAAATGGCATCAACTCCAGAACAAATTGCCGGTGTGGTTTATGAAGCCGCAACCGACGGTAAAAATCAATTAAGATATGTTGCTGGCGAAGATGCAAAAGCGCTTTACAAACAAAGATTAGAATTAGGCGCAGAAACTTTTCGTACCGAATTTGGAAAACAATTCTTTGGAGAATAA
- a CDS encoding helix-turn-helix domain-containing protein, translated as MERKNNNPEKISSISQFHDLLQLPKPLHPMVSLVDNTQLVINENLANHAFLLDFYKISYKFSTKGKMGYGQGYYDFNEGGLMFASPTQLIFTENEEGVEYGGYTLLFHPDFIRNYPLGKSIKKYGFFSYDTNEALHLSDSEKTIIIGLLQSIENELNTAIDEMSQDVIVSYIDVLLNYSNRFYKRQFITRKTISNDLLLKVEETLDNYISNAETLKRGLPTVEFLASQINVSSHYLSDMLRNLTGLNAQQHIHSKLIEKSKDFLITTNLSVAEIAYQLGFEYPQSFSKLFKKKTSLTPLEFKNSLN; from the coding sequence ATGGAAAGAAAAAACAATAATCCAGAAAAAATCTCTTCTATATCTCAGTTTCACGATCTGCTTCAACTTCCAAAACCGCTTCATCCGATGGTGAGTTTGGTAGACAATACACAGTTGGTTATAAATGAAAATTTAGCGAATCATGCCTTTTTACTTGATTTTTATAAGATCTCTTATAAGTTTTCTACCAAAGGAAAAATGGGCTACGGTCAAGGCTATTATGATTTCAACGAAGGCGGACTTATGTTTGCTTCCCCAACTCAATTAATTTTTACTGAAAATGAAGAAGGCGTTGAATATGGCGGTTATACACTTTTATTTCATCCTGATTTTATTCGTAATTATCCTTTAGGAAAAAGCATCAAAAAATATGGCTTCTTTTCTTATGATACCAATGAAGCTCTGCACCTTTCAGACAGTGAAAAAACAATTATTATTGGATTATTACAAAGCATAGAAAACGAACTCAATACCGCAATTGATGAAATGAGTCAGGATGTGATCGTTTCTTACATTGATGTTCTCTTGAATTACAGCAATCGTTTTTACAAACGCCAATTTATTACCAGAAAAACCATCAGTAACGATTTATTATTAAAAGTCGAAGAAACTCTGGATAACTATATTAGCAATGCAGAAACCTTAAAAAGAGGATTGCCAACAGTAGAATTTCTGGCATCGCAGATTAATGTTTCAAGTCATTATCTCAGCGATATGCTTCGTAATTTAACTGGGTTAAATGCGCAACAGCATATCCATTCGAAATTAATAGAAAAATCAAAAGATTTCTTGATTACGACCAATCTTTCAGTGGCAGAAATTGCTTATCAATTAGGTTTTGAGTATCCTCAGTCATTTAGTAAATTATTCAAAAAGAAAACCAGTCTTACTCCATTAGAATTTAAAAATTCATTGAATTAA
- the leuC gene encoding 3-isopropylmalate dehydratase large subunit → MSKTLFDKVWDSHVVRKIEDGPDVFFIDRHFIHEVTSPVAFLGLKSRGVNVLYPQRTFATADHNTPTINQHLPVQDPLSANQLQALEDNANEYGISHWGLGHQKNGIVHVVGPENGITLPGATIVCGDSHTSTHGAFGAIAFGIGTSEVEMVLSTQCIMRPKPKKMRINVNGKLSKGVGPKDVALYIIAQLTTSGGTGYFVEYAGDVFENMTMEGRMTVCNLSIEMGARGGMIAPDQTTFDFLEGRLYAPKGEAWTKAVEYWKTLKTDADAVFDAELNIKAEDIEPMITYGTNPGMGIGITKHIPSANQVEGGEETYKKSLAYMGFNEDDVMIGKQIDYVFLGSCTNGRIEDFRAFAEIVKGRKKADNVTAWLVPGSHVVEAQIKEEGILDILTEAGFVLRQPGCSACLAMNDDKVPAGKYAVSTSNRNFEGRQGPGSRTLLASPIMAAAAAVTGKLTDPRELF, encoded by the coding sequence ATGAGTAAGACATTATTTGACAAAGTATGGGATTCACATGTTGTGCGTAAAATTGAAGATGGGCCAGATGTGTTTTTTATTGACCGCCATTTCATTCATGAAGTTACGAGTCCTGTTGCTTTTTTAGGATTAAAATCAAGAGGCGTTAACGTTTTATACCCACAACGTACTTTTGCAACTGCAGACCACAATACACCAACCATAAACCAACATTTACCAGTACAAGATCCACTTTCTGCTAATCAGCTTCAGGCACTTGAAGACAATGCAAACGAATACGGAATTTCGCACTGGGGATTAGGTCACCAAAAAAATGGAATTGTACACGTAGTAGGTCCTGAAAACGGAATTACTTTGCCAGGTGCTACTATTGTATGTGGAGATTCACATACGTCTACTCACGGTGCTTTTGGAGCTATTGCTTTTGGTATCGGAACATCTGAGGTTGAAATGGTGCTTTCTACGCAATGTATTATGCGACCTAAACCAAAGAAAATGCGTATTAACGTAAACGGTAAATTAAGCAAAGGTGTTGGTCCAAAAGACGTTGCACTTTATATTATTGCTCAATTAACTACTTCTGGAGGAACAGGTTATTTTGTTGAATATGCTGGTGATGTATTCGAAAACATGACTATGGAAGGCCGTATGACAGTTTGTAACTTAAGTATCGAAATGGGTGCTCGTGGAGGAATGATTGCTCCTGACCAAACTACTTTTGATTTCTTAGAAGGAAGACTTTATGCTCCAAAAGGAGAAGCTTGGACTAAAGCTGTTGAATACTGGAAAACTCTTAAAACAGATGCTGATGCTGTATTTGATGCTGAATTAAACATCAAAGCTGAAGATATTGAACCAATGATTACTTACGGTACTAACCCAGGAATGGGAATTGGTATCACAAAACATATCCCAAGTGCAAACCAAGTTGAAGGTGGTGAGGAAACTTACAAAAAATCTTTAGCTTATATGGGCTTCAACGAAGACGACGTAATGATTGGAAAACAAATCGATTATGTTTTCTTAGGAAGTTGTACAAACGGACGTATTGAAGATTTTAGAGCTTTCGCTGAAATTGTAAAAGGAAGAAAAAAAGCAGATAATGTTACGGCTTGGTTAGTTCCGGGTTCTCACGTTGTTGAAGCACAGATTAAAGAAGAAGGAATTTTAGATATCTTGACTGAAGCGGGGTTTGTATTACGTCAGCCGGGTTGTTCTGCTTGTTTAGCAATGAACGATGATAAAGTTCCTGCTGGTAAATATGCAGTAAGTACTTCAAACAGAAACTTTGAAGGCCGTCAAGGTCCTGGTTCAAGAACGCTTTTAGCTTCTCCAATTATGGCGGCAGCGGCGGCAGTTACTGGAAAATTAACAGACCCTAGAGAGCTGTTCTAG
- the leuD gene encoding 3-isopropylmalate dehydratase small subunit: MAYDKFNILTSSGVPLPIENVDTDQIIPARFLKATKREGFGDNLFRDWRYNGDDTPKADFVLNNPTYSGKILVGGKNFGSGSSREHAAWAVYDYGFRAVVSSFFADIFKGNCLNIGVLPVQISPEFLENIFKAIEADPKTELEINLPDQTITLLSTGQQESFAINGYKKNNMINGFDDIDYLQDMKEDIKAFADKLPY; this comes from the coding sequence ATGGCATACGATAAATTTAATATACTTACTAGCAGCGGAGTTCCGTTGCCAATTGAGAACGTAGATACAGATCAAATCATCCCAGCTCGTTTCTTAAAAGCTACAAAACGTGAAGGTTTTGGAGACAACCTTTTTAGAGACTGGAGATATAACGGAGACGATACTCCAAAAGCAGATTTCGTTTTAAATAACCCGACTTACAGTGGAAAAATCCTTGTAGGAGGAAAAAACTTCGGTTCTGGATCTTCTAGAGAACATGCTGCTTGGGCAGTTTACGATTACGGATTTCGTGCTGTAGTTTCTAGTTTCTTTGCTGATATCTTCAAAGGAAACTGTTTGAATATTGGTGTTTTGCCAGTACAAATCAGCCCAGAATTTTTGGAAAATATTTTCAAAGCAATCGAAGCTGATCCTAAAACAGAATTAGAAATCAATCTTCCTGACCAAACTATTACTTTATTGTCAACTGGTCAGCAAGAATCTTTTGCTATCAACGGATACAAAAAGAATAATATGATTAATGGTTTTGACGACATTGATTATTTACAAGATATGAAAGAAGATATTAAGGCTTTCGCTGATAAACTTCCTTACTAA